The Brasilonema sennae CENA114 genome includes a region encoding these proteins:
- a CDS encoding RNA recognition motif domain-containing protein yields MSIRLYIGNLPKEEIDRQELQAVFAAEGDAVTTKLIKDRKTGKCRGFGFLTVNNDEQADQIIEKYNGQLFKDTAIKLEKALPRTKGEENNEEQPTKVITHPTTNNSSPTPAKENNRREKSSKKSRRGGGVRENTPATATSDDAIRPDPRWANELEKLKQMLAAQTTS; encoded by the coding sequence ATGTCGATTCGCCTATACATAGGTAATTTGCCCAAAGAAGAAATAGATCGTCAAGAGCTGCAGGCAGTTTTTGCAGCAGAAGGCGATGCTGTTACCACAAAACTGATTAAAGACCGAAAAACTGGCAAGTGTCGTGGTTTTGGTTTTCTTACAGTCAATAATGACGAACAAGCAGACCAAATTATTGAAAAGTACAACGGTCAGTTGTTCAAAGACACTGCGATCAAACTCGAAAAAGCATTACCTCGTACCAAAGGAGAGGAAAATAACGAGGAGCAACCAACTAAAGTTATTACTCATCCTACAACTAATAACTCTAGTCCTACTCCAGCAAAAGAAAACAACCGTAGAGAAAAAAGCTCCAAGAAGTCTCGTCGTGGTGGCGGTGTTCGGGAAAACACACCAGCAACCGCTACTAGCGACGACGCGATTCGTCCAGATCCCAGGTGGGCTAATGAGTTGGAAAAGCTCAAGCAAATGCTTGCTGCACAAACGACGAGTTAA
- a CDS encoding urease subunit beta, whose protein sequence is MTPGQIIITKSEPIELNGGREITKIRVSNQGDRPIQVGSHFHFYEVNDGSQDKKGLQFERSKAYGKRLNIPAGTAIRFEPGDEREVELVPFGGSREIYGFNGLVNGSLEKQKK, encoded by the coding sequence ATGACTCCAGGACAGATAATAATTACTAAATCAGAACCAATCGAACTCAATGGTGGGCGAGAGATTACCAAAATTAGAGTTAGTAATCAAGGCGATCGCCCAATTCAAGTTGGTTCTCATTTCCACTTTTATGAAGTTAATGATGGCAGTCAAGACAAAAAAGGTCTACAATTTGAGCGCAGTAAAGCTTACGGTAAGCGCTTAAATATTCCAGCGGGGACAGCAATTAGATTTGAACCAGGAGATGAAAGAGAAGTTGAGTTAGTCCCATTCGGTGGTAGCCGTGAAATCTATGGTTTTAATGGATTAGTGAATGGGTCTTTAGAGAAACAGAAAAAATGA
- a CDS encoding urease accessory protein UreD, protein MDADEKRYNLELGLKCNRFGQTILSHQYTAYPLRVSPVFYLDDADFQRAYLYVMSTSPGLLAQDELNVSLQLADHTSVYLTEQAATKVHSMPIAGSKATTNYEIEIGEGATLEFVPEPLIFFTDATLEQSINIKIHPTGRLFLSEMILPGRLARGELYQFNHYFSRLQVSSTCGELWFTDAMRLEGKENLFTKTNLFASSPMIGNIIVVLPEINLEFVSKNVENFEAANCSGLTVASSILPRNKGLLIRAMASGTHELKKFLKNALNCVRRSIDQPLLPNDL, encoded by the coding sequence ATGGACGCAGATGAGAAGCGCTATAACTTGGAGTTAGGGCTCAAGTGTAATCGCTTTGGTCAAACTATTCTCAGCCATCAATACACAGCTTATCCTTTGAGGGTATCTCCGGTATTTTATCTCGATGATGCTGATTTTCAGCGTGCTTATCTCTATGTTATGAGCACATCTCCAGGTTTACTCGCACAAGATGAGTTGAATGTATCTTTGCAACTCGCAGATCATACTAGCGTTTATCTTACGGAACAAGCTGCAACTAAAGTTCATTCGATGCCTATAGCAGGCTCAAAAGCGACAACCAATTATGAAATTGAAATTGGGGAAGGCGCAACGTTAGAATTTGTACCAGAACCGTTAATTTTCTTTACTGATGCGACTTTGGAGCAAAGTATAAATATCAAGATTCATCCAACTGGAAGATTATTTTTGAGTGAAATGATTTTACCTGGAAGGCTTGCTAGAGGAGAATTGTACCAATTTAATCACTATTTTAGTCGCTTGCAAGTGAGTTCTACTTGTGGAGAGCTATGGTTTACTGATGCGATGCGCTTAGAAGGAAAAGAAAATCTTTTTACTAAGACTAATCTATTTGCTTCTTCACCTATGATTGGTAATATAATTGTTGTTTTACCTGAGATAAATCTCGAATTTGTAAGTAAAAATGTAGAAAATTTCGAAGCAGCTAACTGCTCAGGTTTGACTGTCGCAAGCTCAATATTACCAAGAAACAAAGGTTTGCTGATTAGAGCTATGGCGAGTGGGACTCATGAACTCAAAAAGTTTTTAAAAAACGCTTTAAACTGCGTGCGTCGCTCTATTGATCAACCTCTTTTACCCAATGATTTATGA
- the ureG gene encoding urease accessory protein UreG, with protein MLKSAARLGIGGPVGSGKTALIESIVPTLMNQGIEVAVVTNDLLTTEDADRLKSRGFLPPERIVGVETGSCPHTAIREDPSMNLLAVKDFELLIPELDLILIESGGDNLASTFSYDLVDSYIFVIDVGAGDDIPRKNGPGFVQADLAVVNKIDIAPYVGADLELIRKEAPVYRRGKPIAYTNCKTGEGLDEIIDFILETVLFRSASVIHQKIEELHMDAEVDGRR; from the coding sequence ATGCTAAAGTCAGCAGCTCGACTGGGGATTGGGGGACCAGTAGGAAGCGGAAAAACAGCTCTAATAGAGTCTATAGTCCCAACATTGATGAATCAGGGCATTGAAGTAGCAGTTGTCACTAATGACTTACTAACTACGGAAGATGCAGATCGACTCAAAAGTCGCGGATTTTTACCTCCAGAACGGATTGTCGGAGTAGAAACGGGTAGCTGTCCGCACACAGCAATTCGGGAAGATCCGAGTATGAATCTTTTAGCAGTAAAGGATTTTGAGTTACTCATTCCTGAATTAGACTTAATCTTGATTGAAAGTGGTGGTGATAATCTTGCCTCCACTTTTAGCTATGATTTGGTGGATTCGTATATTTTTGTGATTGATGTAGGTGCGGGAGATGATATCCCTCGCAAAAATGGTCCTGGCTTTGTACAAGCTGATTTAGCAGTGGTTAATAAAATTGATATTGCTCCTTATGTTGGTGCTGATTTGGAGTTAATCCGGAAAGAAGCCCCGGTATACCGTCGAGGTAAACCTATTGCATATACTAATTGCAAGACGGGAGAAGGATTAGACGAGATAATCGATTTTATTCTGGAGACAGTTCTGTTTCGCAGTGCTTCTGTAATACATCAAAAAATTGAGGAACTGCACATGGACGCCGAAGTAGATGGACGCAGATGA
- a CDS encoding urease accessory protein UreE — translation MTELAEIYLGNSKENVSLSERIEKARFSALCLEVHISQTDSRKGRIHAHTTTGAAVGIVKSRDWALREGDVLETEEGKLLLVHLQEQKVMVLSFTKPVTEHPIELIHLGHVLGNHHWPIIVQDGKLYVQLAADVEVMESTVRDFQIPGLEIDFELRSPQQHLDFSPHSHHDHGS, via the coding sequence ATGACTGAATTAGCAGAAATTTACCTGGGCAATTCAAAAGAAAATGTCAGCTTATCTGAACGGATAGAAAAAGCTCGTTTTTCAGCACTTTGCTTGGAAGTTCATATCAGTCAAACTGATAGCCGTAAAGGTCGAATTCACGCTCACACTACCACTGGTGCGGCTGTAGGAATTGTGAAAAGTCGAGATTGGGCACTGCGGGAAGGAGATGTTTTAGAAACGGAAGAAGGTAAATTACTACTTGTTCATCTGCAAGAGCAAAAGGTCATGGTACTTAGTTTTACTAAGCCAGTTACTGAGCATCCGATTGAATTAATTCATCTCGGTCATGTCTTGGGTAATCACCATTGGCCTATTATTGTGCAAGATGGTAAGCTCTACGTTCAATTAGCAGCAGATGTAGAAGTTATGGAATCAACCGTTCGGGATTTTCAGATTCCTGGGTTAGAGATTGACTTTGAACTGCGATCGCCCCAACAACATCTCGACTTTTCTCCACACAGTCATCACGATCACGGCTCATGA
- a CDS encoding choice-of-anchor W domain-containing protein, with the protein MLSIRKSINNSKSLIVVGLATLGLFLLPNSAKALTIVDRTGFTDTDFENLLRNGQFSESFVTEGRIGNNSLDTTERELGINTPIRPNANGELSGGNPVAAGEYVWGNRQGANFSLEYTGSTINYTVGGQTLTSNAFSGPVTDIFLRTFASNNGNVALTNLAFDNQVFGGLSSSSINNSQDTDYIQLSNISSPFTLTGQALIGWTGITPARSQVAYQIKVGSSSTTKSVPEPGTVGAIFLATVAGIAYGRRKKV; encoded by the coding sequence ATGCTTTCTATACGCAAATCTATCAATAACAGCAAATCACTGATTGTAGTAGGACTAGCCACGTTGGGTTTATTTTTGTTACCTAACTCTGCCAAAGCCCTGACAATCGTTGATAGAACAGGATTTACTGATACAGATTTTGAGAATCTACTCCGTAATGGGCAATTTTCTGAATCGTTTGTTACCGAAGGACGAATTGGTAACAACAGTTTAGACACAACAGAACGTGAATTAGGAATAAATACACCAATAAGACCTAATGCTAATGGAGAATTAAGCGGTGGAAACCCTGTTGCTGCAGGTGAGTACGTCTGGGGTAATCGTCAAGGGGCAAACTTCTCCTTGGAATATACAGGAAGCACAATCAATTACACTGTCGGTGGTCAAACACTGACTAGCAATGCGTTTAGTGGCCCGGTGACTGATATCTTCCTGCGCACTTTTGCCAGCAATAATGGTAATGTCGCATTGACTAACCTGGCTTTTGACAACCAAGTATTTGGCGGTTTGTCGTCTTCATCTATCAACAACAGCCAAGACACAGACTATATCCAACTCAGCAATATATCTTCTCCTTTCACCCTAACTGGTCAAGCCTTAATAGGTTGGACGGGTATAACACCCGCGCGTTCTCAAGTAGCATATCAAATTAAAGTTGGCAGTTCCTCAACCACGAAGAGTGTACCTGAACCAGGAACAGTTGGTGCCATCTTCTTAGCGACAGTGGCAGGTATAGCTTATGGCAGAAGAAAAAAAGTGTAG
- a CDS encoding glycosyltransferase family 4 protein: MNSRTEQRVALISVHGDPAVEIGKEEAGGQNVYVRQVGEALAKLGWQVDMFTRKVSAQQETIVQHSPNCRTIRLEAGAVEFVPRDDLFANLPEFVEKFLQFQQENGFVYSLVHTNYWLSSWVGMQLKEKQGSKQVHTYHSLGAVKYNTIDVIPLVAATRLAVEKQVLETAERIVATSPQEKEHMRSLVSTEGTIDIIPCGTDIAQFGCIDRQAARAKLGIDPEAKLVMYVGRFDPRKGIETLVRAVGQSQLRGPSSKLQLMIAGGSRPGQSDGIERDRIESIVAELGMNDFTTFPGRVEQEMLPYYYAAADVCVVPSHYEPFGLVAIEAMASKTPVVASDVGGLQFTVISEETGLLAPPQDVAAFSTAIDRILSSSQWRDELGEAARKRVETKFSWEGVASDLAQLYTQLLEDKPEITQPEISPEDTQKEAILAS; encoded by the coding sequence ATGAACTCTAGAACTGAACAACGCGTCGCCCTAATTTCCGTACACGGTGATCCGGCTGTTGAGATTGGGAAAGAAGAGGCTGGAGGACAAAACGTTTACGTGCGCCAAGTAGGAGAAGCACTAGCCAAGCTTGGATGGCAAGTAGATATGTTTACTCGCAAAGTGAGTGCGCAACAAGAAACAATAGTTCAACATAGCCCAAACTGTCGAACCATTCGCTTAGAAGCCGGCGCTGTTGAATTTGTACCGCGAGACGATTTGTTCGCAAACTTGCCAGAATTTGTAGAGAAATTTCTCCAATTCCAGCAAGAAAATGGCTTCGTATACTCTTTGGTTCATACAAACTACTGGCTTTCTAGTTGGGTAGGAATGCAGTTGAAGGAAAAACAAGGGAGCAAGCAGGTTCACACATACCACTCCCTAGGAGCAGTTAAGTACAACACGATTGATGTGATTCCTTTGGTTGCTGCAACCAGGCTAGCAGTAGAAAAACAGGTGTTAGAGACAGCCGAACGAATCGTTGCAACAAGTCCGCAGGAAAAAGAACATATGCGATCGCTTGTTTCCACAGAAGGAACCATCGACATTATTCCCTGCGGTACAGATATCGCACAGTTTGGTTGTATAGATCGACAAGCAGCAAGAGCTAAGTTGGGAATCGACCCAGAAGCGAAACTTGTCATGTATGTAGGGCGTTTTGATCCACGCAAAGGCATAGAAACACTAGTGCGTGCTGTCGGACAGTCTCAATTGCGAGGACCTTCTTCAAAGCTGCAGTTAATGATTGCTGGTGGTAGCCGCCCAGGTCAAAGCGATGGAATCGAGCGCGATCGGATTGAGAGTATTGTCGCCGAATTAGGGATGAACGACTTTACGACTTTCCCCGGTCGTGTCGAGCAAGAAATGCTGCCATATTACTACGCCGCTGCTGATGTTTGTGTTGTTCCCAGTCACTATGAACCTTTTGGACTAGTGGCTATTGAAGCAATGGCAAGTAAAACACCAGTTGTAGCTAGTGATGTCGGTGGACTTCAGTTTACAGTTATCTCTGAAGAAACTGGTTTACTTGCACCACCACAAGATGTCGCTGCTTTCTCTACTGCAATTGATCGAATTCTGAGCAGTTCCCAATGGCGAGACGAGTTGGGTGAAGCTGCCAGAAAACGCGTAGAAACAAAGTTCAGTTGGGAAGGAGTTGCATCTGATCTTGCTCAACTTTACACTCAATTGTTAGAGGATAAACCTGAAATAACACAACCGGAAATTTCCCCCGAAGACACACAAAAAGAAGCAATCTTGGCGAGTTAA
- a CDS encoding RNA-guided endonuclease InsQ/TnpB family protein: protein MLLSIKTKLKLSKTQEIIMSKHAGIARFTYNWGLATWNSLFKDGLKPNKYILKKFFNNHVKPEFEWIKEKGICQKITQYAFDNLGDAFSRFFTGIGSYPNFKKKGHHDSFTIDASGKPIPVGGKSIKLPTIGCVKTYEGLPYTTCKSITISRTADSWFIAFTYQQEHEPSTKQQGVVGVDLDVKELATLSTGVVFPNPKHYKTNLEKLGRLSRKFSRKVKGYNNRHKAKTQLAKHHARVANLRKNTLHQITLRVRHFAIVTEAAKTASGLTTFLCKNHAKIVVEDLNVSGMLANHKLAQVIADCGFHEFKRQLEYKAKKFGSEIIIADRWFPSSKTCSNCRHIQDMPLKERTYNCKSCGHSMTCVYSVAY from the coding sequence ATGCTTTTATCCATCAAGACAAAGTTAAAACTAAGTAAAACTCAAGAAATAATAATGAGTAAACATGCTGGAATAGCTAGATTTACTTACAACTGGGGTTTGGCAACTTGGAATAGCTTGTTTAAAGATGGGTTAAAGCCTAACAAATACATTCTTAAAAAGTTCTTTAACAACCACGTAAAACCTGAGTTTGAGTGGATTAAAGAAAAAGGCATTTGTCAAAAAATAACTCAATATGCTTTTGATAACTTAGGTGACGCTTTCTCCAGATTCTTTACGGGCATTGGTAGCTATCCTAATTTCAAAAAGAAGGGTCATCACGATTCTTTTACTATTGATGCAAGTGGCAAACCTATTCCTGTTGGTGGTAAGTCAATAAAACTTCCCACTATTGGATGCGTTAAAACTTATGAAGGTTTACCATATACCACATGTAAATCAATCACAATATCGCGAACTGCTGACAGTTGGTTTATTGCTTTCACTTATCAGCAGGAACATGAACCAAGCACCAAACAGCAGGGTGTTGTGGGAGTTGATTTAGATGTCAAGGAATTGGCTACACTGTCTACTGGTGTGGTTTTTCCTAATCCCAAACACTATAAAACTAACTTAGAAAAACTCGGAAGACTGTCTAGAAAATTTTCGAGAAAAGTTAAAGGATATAACAACAGACATAAAGCCAAAACTCAACTAGCTAAACATCATGCTAGGGTAGCCAATCTCAGGAAGAATACTCTTCACCAAATCACCCTTCGGGTTCGCCACTTTGCCATCGTGACGGAAGCCGCCAAGACGGCAAGTGGACTCACTACTTTCTTATGCAAAAACCACGCAAAAATAGTAGTAGAAGATCTAAATGTTTCCGGAATGCTAGCTAACCATAAATTAGCTCAAGTAATTGCTGATTGTGGTTTCCATGAGTTTAAACGCCAGTTGGAATATAAAGCTAAAAAGTTTGGTAGTGAAATAATCATTGCTGACCGTTGGTTCCCATCAAGTAAAACCTGTTCAAATTGTCGACATATTCAGGATATGCCGCTAAAAGAAAGAACTTACAACTGCAAAAGTTGTGGACATTCGATGACTTGTGTGTACAGCGTAGCTTATTAA
- a CDS encoding urease accessory protein UreF produces the protein MSLPASVFAQQLTLMQLSDSFFPSGSFTLSHGLESLVQENQLRGSEDLQTFLRLLLRNKVGVTDTVALIHAYRGSAIADLEAVRTADARLFAQTLVEKTRETQRKSGRALLMVASSTWQDSQLDILNQDAAIGKINCLHPVVFAVVGRAALLSEQDTVLGFLHSFVTGLLGAAIRLSVVGHLQAQRVLLQLAPEIETAYHTAASMSLEQMWSCTPTIDIAQMRHQKLAQRLFAS, from the coding sequence ATGAGTTTACCTGCATCCGTGTTCGCCCAACAACTCACCTTAATGCAGTTGTCTGATTCTTTCTTCCCCTCTGGCTCTTTTACTTTATCTCACGGCTTAGAATCCTTAGTCCAAGAAAATCAACTCCGTGGTTCAGAAGACTTGCAAACTTTTTTGCGGCTATTATTACGTAATAAGGTAGGAGTTACAGATACAGTAGCATTGATCCACGCCTACCGAGGAAGTGCGATCGCTGACTTGGAAGCAGTACGAACCGCAGATGCTCGATTATTTGCTCAAACCTTAGTTGAGAAAACGCGCGAAACCCAGCGCAAAAGCGGACGCGCCTTGCTCATGGTTGCCAGTTCAACTTGGCAAGATTCTCAATTAGACATTTTAAATCAAGATGCGGCTATTGGTAAAATTAATTGCTTACATCCAGTTGTCTTTGCTGTAGTTGGTAGAGCAGCTCTTTTGAGTGAACAGGATACAGTGCTGGGTTTTTTGCATAGCTTCGTCACTGGGTTGTTGGGGGCTGCTATCCGTTTGAGTGTTGTGGGACATCTGCAAGCACAACGAGTTTTGCTTCAGCTAGCACCAGAGATTGAGACAGCCTACCACACTGCTGCATCAATGAGTCTGGAGCAAATGTGGTCTTGTACTCCTACTATAGATATCGCCCAAATGCGGCATCAAAAACTCGCTCAGAGATTATTTGCTAGTTAA
- the ureA gene encoding urease subunit gamma, whose amino-acid sequence MQLSPQEKDKLLIFTAALVAQRRKDKGLKLNYPEAVAYISAAILEGAREGKTVSQLMSEGGKLLKRDDVMDGIPEMIHEVQVEATFPDGTKLVTVHNPIQD is encoded by the coding sequence ATGCAACTATCACCTCAAGAAAAAGATAAACTGCTCATTTTTACAGCGGCTCTAGTAGCACAAAGACGTAAAGACAAGGGGTTAAAGCTAAATTACCCCGAAGCCGTCGCGTATATATCTGCTGCTATTTTAGAAGGCGCAAGAGAAGGAAAAACTGTGAGTCAATTAATGAGTGAGGGAGGAAAGTTATTGAAAAGGGATGATGTTATGGATGGAATACCAGAAATGATCCATGAAGTGCAAGTAGAAGCAACCTTTCCTGATGGAACAAAATTAGTAACAGTACATAATCCCATTCAAGACTAA
- a CDS encoding WD40/YVTN/BNR-like repeat-containing protein produces the protein MDNTLQQIVEQVEPTSHKQTDTDFANASATIHKPVIIAGTSDGLLFLDSRQYVELEGHSITALASSPDGLWVIVDRNSVWHRNLEGEWHQITSIDDLKLNCILPYNDSVLVGTSQAHLIRIADGNTNRINCFETAEGRDEWYTPWGGPPDVRSMAIGQSGELYVNVHVGGILRSDDQGKSWQPTIDFHADVHEVLTVPSHRDLVLAATAQGLAVSKDRGNSWRFSHENLHAAYARAIAVCEETILMTASTGPSGHKAAIYRHPLDKPGAFEKCERGLPEWFNNNINTGTLSTSGNLAAFGTTDGQVFFSDDAGSTWKQVAADLASICCLNLMATSKK, from the coding sequence ATGGATAATACTCTACAGCAAATAGTCGAGCAGGTTGAGCCGACTTCGCACAAGCAAACAGATACAGATTTTGCCAATGCCTCTGCGACGATACACAAACCCGTAATAATAGCAGGAACATCTGATGGCTTGCTGTTTCTCGATTCCAGGCAATATGTTGAACTTGAAGGTCATTCCATCACTGCTCTTGCCTCAAGTCCAGATGGGTTGTGGGTTATAGTTGATCGCAACTCGGTATGGCATCGTAACCTAGAAGGCGAGTGGCATCAAATAACTTCAATTGATGATTTAAAGCTAAATTGCATCCTGCCTTACAATGACTCAGTTCTAGTCGGAACATCACAAGCTCATCTCATCCGCATTGCAGACGGAAACACGAATCGCATCAATTGCTTTGAGACGGCTGAGGGACGAGATGAATGGTATACGCCGTGGGGTGGTCCTCCAGATGTTCGTTCGATGGCTATAGGTCAATCTGGTGAACTCTACGTGAATGTGCACGTTGGAGGCATTTTGCGCTCCGATGACCAGGGAAAGTCATGGCAACCTACCATCGACTTTCATGCAGATGTCCATGAGGTGCTGACTGTTCCATCTCATCGAGATCTTGTGCTAGCGGCTACAGCCCAGGGGCTGGCTGTGAGTAAAGATAGAGGGAATTCTTGGAGGTTTTCACACGAAAACCTACATGCTGCTTACGCACGAGCCATAGCTGTGTGTGAAGAAACCATTTTGATGACTGCTTCTACTGGTCCAAGTGGTCACAAAGCAGCCATCTATCGACACCCACTCGACAAGCCAGGAGCCTTCGAGAAATGTGAGCGAGGGCTGCCGGAGTGGTTCAATAACAATATCAACACGGGAACTCTTTCTACGTCAGGGAATTTAGCTGCTTTCGGAACCACTGACGGTCAGGTCTTTTTCTCGGATGATGCTGGCAGTACGTGGAAGCAAGTTGCAGCGGATTTGGCTTCAATCTGCTGTCTGAATCTTATGGCGACTTCCAAGAAATAA